A stretch of DNA from Lepus europaeus isolate LE1 chromosome 11, mLepTim1.pri, whole genome shotgun sequence:
AGGATCTGAAAGCAAAGCAAATGAGGGGTGGGACAAGGGAGACAGAGTCAGCCCCGCCTCCTTAAGGTAGCAGGAGGGCCGCTGTGTAGGAAGGTGGGCGTGATGGCCTCTGACAAGGGGAGTGGGCAAGTGCTGGCTTTCCTGGAGTGCCTGGATGTGGTGAGTGGTTTCCTGAAAATGCAGGGGCAAAGGGATCAGGCTGAGGACtctgcaggcaggagccccagggtCTGCAGCTCGTCTCCCCGAGTCTCCAAGGGCACTGGGCTGAGGACAGGGTCCTTCTGGGGCCTCGCAGGCCTTGGCTAGCTGGGTCCAGTGAAAGTCATTACTGTGAGTTGAGTTGCCTAGGACAACATAGATAGACACAACatagacagacatacagacacactAGGAACGTGCAGCATGAAAGTGAAGGTGGAGATTGAGGTGATGCTTGTACAAGTCCAAGAACTCCGAGTATGGCCAGCAACCCCCCAGGAGTGGGGTGAGGCACAGAGCAGGTTCTCTCCCTTGGCTCTcagaaggagccagcactgtgcgcACCTTTCAGACTTCCGGTCTCTAGAAGTGCTGGACAGTACATTTCTGTTGCGCAGGCCACTCACTTATGGTGCTATGTTATggacacaaatacagaggatttCAGGGTTACAACCTGCCGGTGTCAGGGATGAAGCTTCCCCAGGCAAGGAGGGGAGTCTTTCCCTTCTCTGGCCCACGTTCTGGTGACTGTTTGGTCTTTTGTCAGGTGCCCCTGGCAGACTGGGAGCTCCTGAACAGTGGGACCAGAACTGCAACTCAGCCGTCCTCCCCCCCCACgacacagatggggaaactgaggctaagGGAGTGCAGTCACTGGCCTCGTTCTGTgccaatggggaaactgaggctaagGGAGTGCAGGCACTGGCCTCATTCTTTGCCAGTGGGTCTGTGACAGAGGGTGGAATGTGGGCGCTGGGGACCAGCTCAGGACGTGTGAGCTGAGGTGGAGAGAGGGTTCCTGAGCGATGAGGGTTACCCAGAGGTGAGGACGAGGTCTGACCTGCCCCTCGCCTACTGCCCCAGACCTCACCTTGTCCCAGACCTGCTCACTGCTCCCCAAGGTGCTTCCCACCAAGGGATTGACCCCTGCTGTGCACACCAGGAAGTCCACACCCCCACAGTGTTCCAGGGCCTGTGGGTGAGAAGGGGACATGGGGACCAGGGTCAGGGAGTGAAGGGCGGACTGCGCTCAGTGGGAGGCGAGTCCTGGGTGATGTCCCTGGGGCTGTGCCCCGGGGCAATTCCAGAGCCTCGGCAGGGAGCAACCCCAGTGGGGATGGGGACCCATCTCCCCCATGAGACTCCACACATCTCTGTCCAGCAGGCCTGTGAAGCTGTTTAGGTGGGGGGTAGACACTCATCTCTTCTCTCTTGGGGCCAGGAACTGAAATTCCACCACAGGAACCCTTCCCTGTCCTCCTACTCCCAGACACTCTTGGCTACCAGTCTCCCTGAACCATCTCACGAAATTTCATTGTCCCCTCTCCATTGTGTTGAAGGCTCTTGCTCTGATGATGAAGCCAGGACTCCCTTCTCTGCTGCGGCTCCGTCCACCTCAGATCCCATGTCGCGGGTCTTCCAGGAGGGTGGCTGGTGCTCCAGGTGTAGCTCTTGGTTGCAGACTCCTCCCTGCCCACCAACACACTCCCCACCCCAGAGTCTCCCGAATCCTGAGCCCCACGcctgtccttctccctccctttctctgttcgGGTCTGTTCAGGGGAGACTGTGGGCCTGCTGAGTTGGCTTGAGTCATGTGATGCCTTTAGCCCTTTCCCCAGCGTGCTTCATAGCGGGAGGATCTTTGCATCCTAGGTTACCTCCTGCTTTGCCCCTCACCGTGGCCACTAGCCGTTCCCGGTCCTCGGCCTTCCCCACGTGGCACATGGTGCCCGTCACACTCAGCCCCTCGCCCTGCAGCGCAGCCACCGCCCGGTCCACGTTCTGCTGCTTCCGGCTGCTGATGACCACGTGGGCCCCATCCTGGGCCAGACGCCGGGCGATGGCCAAGCCGATCCTATGGGCAGAGAAGTACAGGATGCGACCATTCTGCCTTGGGCTGAGCCCTTTCCTTCTCACGGTGTTTCTCACCCTGAGGCTGCAAATGAATTCTCTCCACCAACCCAGGGCAGCTAACCTGAAGCCCTACTGTGGATGATCAGAGGgccaggagaagcagagagtaaATGCATCAAACAGGAGTGTGCTCTTCCTGTGTGCCCTGCCACATCGTCCTGGCCTCGCCCCCTTGGGACTACTCCCACTTCAGTGCAGTCTCAGTCCCCCAAGGCTTTGATTTGCTCTGCAGATGCAACTGGAGAGCTCCTTGCCTCCAGCCTGAGGAATAGCTGAGGCTCAGGTGTGCAGCCTGCAAGTGTGGGCCGTTAACCCGGGTAGGGCAGCTCTGGATCAGTGGCGGAAGGGAGCAGGGGATGAATTTCCTGTGTTCCCCTGCCGGGTACAGCTCAGATGTGCTTCCTGTTTCTTGGGGCACCTGTGGAACCCATCAGCCACTGACCTGTGTGTGCGCCGACTTGGTCACACACACTGTGCTGGCTGCCTCTCCTTTCCTAAGCTTCCTCTCCTGAGGGTCACATTCCCTAAAACTGCTCTCACGTAGGAGGTAAGCTTTGCTTTGTGGAGATGAGGCTAAGACAGTATCAGCAAAATGCAGACGCCCCAGTTCCGGAATTCCCAAGGGTTGCTCTCACCCATTTGTGGAGCCTGTGATCACAGCGACTTTGCCGGCAAATTTGACGCCAGTGCTGGTCCCACTGCTGGTGCTTCTCGTGGAGAGCAGAGCCACAGGGGGCAGAAGGCCCCTCCAGCCCTGGGTCAGGGGCCTGAACATAGGGCTTCCGTTGGGTCTTCCTCCTGGTGGACTTGGTCCAGGGAGGCTAGAGCTCTCGGAAGGCACTCAGAGTTCCAGCACGCAGTTCCTGTAAGTAGGCTGTAGTGCCCCTTTTTGAGCTGCAGTGGGCTGGTCTGAGACTCCCTCCCTGAAGCTCAGCCTAGAGCCTTCTTCTCTGGCTGTCATGAACACAGATATCCTCTATGGAATCTCTTCTTTAAACTCACTGCAGTGGTTTTGTTATCTGAAATCAAACCCCAATGTATACACATATGAACAAATATTTAGTCATTGAGATATCCCGCCCTGGGATAATGAACACCTGCTTTATGGGTTTGATGTGAAAGGACCAAGTAAATGATGATGCGAAAGGACTTTGTAAACTGCAAAGTGCCTAAAATACAAGTCATTCTAAGATGAGTTTTATGTTTTATCCCCGTGGGTCTCTGACCTCACTGCAGAtacaccttgctccttgcttgcTACGTTCTATTCTGGCTGCTTTCCATCCCTGAGCCCCTTCTAGACTTTACCTTCATTTTCATTGCATGAGAGGAGTCCTTTCTGATCCCCAAAGTTCATTTATTGCCACCACCCTGTGACCCAGTGGCCTCTATGCTACTGCTTTGCTGACTTCTATGTCCTTAGCCCTAAGTGTCCTACGGTGTTCACAGCTTCTAGCTGGGTGCTCAGCACCTAGCTCAGTAGGTGTTGTGGAATGAATGGCTCAGTGAAGGAATGACGATTTGGCTGCAGGGAGATAATGGTTTCTTAGGAGTTGCGTTGGACTCATGGGTCCAATTCCTTACACAGTGTGTCAGACCTTCCCCCCAAGCTGTCAGTTGTGTTAATTCAGCTCTGGTCTCAAAGCATGCGTTGTGGAGTATCCATTCCTGACTTGTAAGTGCCCAGGCTTTGGGTAGCATGGGCTCTGTGTACATTGTAAACTTGTGCTTTCCTGATATTTGGAATAGTGACCCCGTACTCAAATCTCCATAGATTTATAGATATGAACTTATCCTATTTACATAAAACCAATTGCCGTATTCAAACACTTCAACTGTAATAAATCGTAGGCAAATATCAAGGCaggtaaatatttgtgaaataaattttaaataaaaattcataatattttcttctaagaaatTCATTCCCCATAATTCCTAATAATTAAGGTTCCTTATCTCCATTGTAACCAAAGATATAAAGTAGGAATATGGGGTTTCCTTCTTCTACTTGTGCTTTCTCAGTGAAGGCTATTCTTGGGATAAGCAAAAGCTAAgcatttctttcctcctccccccATCTGTCTTACTCCAATCGGATCTTTATTTTGGAAGAAGATATAAAACCTAGGATTgcatttgcttattcattcactcagtgcacatttattgagcacttactatggtGCTCAGAATACATAGATGACTATATTATAAATTTGATACTCAAGGGATTCACAATTTGAGCTGGTCTTCAGAAAAATAAGTTATTGTAATATATTCAGGCAGGAATAAAATATTATCAACACCATTTTATGGGAACACAGGGGAGGCAAAGGCACTAAGCCTAACTTTGGGGTAGAGATGATTACATATAATATCCTGGGGAAGATGGAACCTAAGTTGACTCTGAAAAAGGGGCTTCTAATATTGTGGGGCTTTTTTTAGAGCATCCTTTCAAAAATAGGTTGCATGATTATTGTagtcatttttataatattttgaaaaatttataacAAAGTTTAGGGAGAAgttgcagaaaattttgaaatggaCCTGACTTTGGAATGGACTGGGTGTCTTCAGCAGAAAAATGGGCTTCATCAAACCGATTCTTCTGGTGACCTGGTTCTGCGGTCTCTGCACTTTTCATTGTCTTTGAGCCATTTTGCTCTGTGAGTTTTAGATAACTAGTAGCAGTGCAAATGGAACCcgcatgatggaatattactgacTTTAaaagatgagggagagagagaccagaaggaacacacacacacacacacaccatttctCCTACTATGTGATGCTCCGTGCTATCTCAGGACTCTGGCAGGCAGAAGGCCGTCGGCAGATGTGGGCCCTCGAACACCCAGACTGTGAGCAAAATCAATCTGCTTTCTTTATAAAgtcacccagcctcaggtatttcattaccaCAATGAAAAATGGATGAATACACTGTAgatgcaaataaattttatttagaggggcattCAATTGATTTCCTGTCTCCACTGTGGGcgaaatcagttttttttttcttctattaagacagtttattttcatcttcccTATGGTCCATGTATGTGTGGCTTTCTGAATTCACCTTTGAATCAATTGTAGTATCTCAGTAGTGCTCCTCACTAATTAATGAGTTAGTCAAATTTTTTGGCACTTGTTCACTTTATGTCTGTATGAGAATCAtggttttatcttttaaaagttacCCTTCCAGCAAAGAAAGCAAAGTTGAATTTCACTGGGTTAGCTGCAGTTActactgttattttctttacCATCTTCTTCGTCACCTTTCCATACATTCATTCTCACATAATGTCCATGTTTTCAACTTTGCATAGACGGCATGACAGTACACATGCTTTATTGCCTTAATTTCCTACTTAAAGCATGAGTGGAGTAAGGGATTTGGGAATTGGGGAGGACATTTCAAACAAGAAAGGTAGCCTAAGTGGAGGACAAAACAAAGGAGCACAGAGTGAGAACATGATAGAGAGTTTGGTGTCCCTGGAATATCAAGTAGCAGGTAACGAGGGGCTGGTGATGAGACTGCATAATTAATCAAGGGCCAGATAAGGGTGCTTACTGTGCACTAACACCAGGAGCTTTGGCTTATCTGGAGGGCAAATGGGAGTCATTGAAATTTAataagaaaagtgaagaggccatATAAGGATATTGTCAGATGTTTGCCTTTTAGAGACAGTTCTGgtgagtatgtgtgtgcacgcatgtgtgcacAGGCACACTGCTGATCTGCCAGCTAAGAGATCGTAGCAAGAAGAGATACATCATGCTAATACGAGAAGTTACTAATAGGGGAAGTTGGGTGTGGGATGTATGGGAACCCTGGACTACTTCACAGTTTTCGTTTTGCAAATTTACAACtagtctaaaataaaaaaaatttttttttaaagatttatttattcacttgagaggagagttacagacattgagagggagagacagagagagagagacagaggtcttcttccatccactgattcactccccaaatggccacaatggccagagctgggcagatctaaaagccaggtgccaggagcttcctttgggtcacccacatgggtgcaggggctcaagcatttgggccatcttctactgctttcccaggccatcagtagggagctggatcagaagtggaataacagagactcaaactgttgcccatatgggatgctggcaccactggtgcatgcttaacctcctatgccagagtgctggctccctgaaataaaaaaaaatgagaaaagaagagaTGCTAAGGCCCTATATCAATCACTCTCAGGAAATATTTCAATGGGGTGAATGAAGGAGTCTGATGAAGGAGCACTTATAGAGGCAAGGTGTAGGAAAACCACAAGGGAGAGAGTAGTACCCAGGAGAGGTAAGGAGAGGA
This window harbors:
- the LOC133769441 gene encoding dehydrogenase/reductase SDR family member 2, mitochondrial-like, translated to MFRPLTQGWRGLLPPVALLSTRSTSSGTSTGVKFAGKVAVITGSTNGIGLAIARRLAQDGAHVVISSRKQQNVDRAVAALQGEGLSVTGTMCHVGKAEDRERLVATALEHCGGVDFLVCTAGVNPLVGSTLGSSEQVWDKILNINVKAPALLLSQLLPHMEKRGQGSVVLVSSISAYISFARLGAYNVSKTALLGLTKTLAVELAPKNIRVNCLVPGIIKTPFSQEVRTTGSSWSQPHLVFPCREGQPEDCAGLVSFLCSPDASYISGENIVVAGFSPHL